The following proteins are co-located in the Anaerolineae bacterium genome:
- the waaF gene encoding lipopolysaccharide heptosyltransferase II produces MPFRDTAITLASRILSALWPAGSPRPLPPDPRILVLKPCCLGDVLMATAVVEALRRHWPTASIDFAVGRWSRPAVEHHPHLRRLIDCERVGEGAYSWREWLGLARRIRAGRYDLCLVLDRSPAMALLPALAGVPWRVGLDSAGRGIALTRRVPVVGLMHEVDLYLACVRALGIPTAGARPTFYPTPAARERVQGMMPVGRPVAVIHPAGGQNPGMVLSAKRWPAPRYAEIARRLAQERRASVIIVGGPGDRELAEEVRHLAGELEHVHNMAGELSFDELGALLERAAVFVGNDTGAMHLAAAVGTPTVAVFGPSDPRRYGPYGAGHRAVWKPPECAPCFDRGRWNETCQRFRCIEAVSVEDVWQAISQVWPA; encoded by the coding sequence ATGCCCTTCCGCGACACAGCCATCACCCTGGCATCGCGAATCCTGTCCGCGCTGTGGCCGGCCGGCAGTCCGCGCCCTCTGCCGCCCGATCCCCGCATCCTGGTGCTCAAGCCCTGCTGTCTCGGCGACGTGCTGATGGCCACCGCCGTCGTGGAGGCCCTGCGCCGGCACTGGCCGACAGCATCCATAGACTTCGCCGTGGGGCGCTGGTCCCGGCCGGCGGTGGAACATCATCCCCACCTCCGGCGTCTGATAGACTGCGAGCGCGTGGGCGAGGGCGCCTATTCCTGGCGGGAATGGCTGGGGCTAGCGCGCCGCATCCGCGCCGGCCGATATGACCTGTGCCTGGTGCTGGACCGCTCCCCCGCCATGGCGCTCCTGCCGGCCCTGGCCGGCGTGCCCTGGCGCGTGGGGCTGGACAGCGCCGGCCGAGGCATCGCCCTCACCCGCCGCGTGCCGGTGGTGGGCCTGATGCACGAGGTGGATCTGTACCTGGCCTGCGTGCGTGCCCTGGGCATCCCCACCGCAGGGGCCCGCCCGACCTTTTATCCGACGCCGGCCGCCCGGGAGCGGGTCCAGGGAATGATGCCGGTGGGGCGTCCTGTGGCGGTGATCCACCCCGCCGGCGGACAGAACCCCGGCATGGTGCTCTCGGCCAAGCGCTGGCCGGCGCCGCGGTATGCGGAGATCGCCCGCCGGCTGGCGCAGGAACGTCGGGCATCGGTGATCATCGTCGGTGGGCCAGGCGATCGCGAGCTGGCGGAGGAGGTACGGCATCTGGCCGGCGAGCTGGAGCACGTGCACAATATGGCCGGCGAGCTGTCCTTTGACGAGCTGGGCGCCCTGCTGGAGCGGGCGGCCGTCTTCGTGGGCAATGATACCGGGGCCATGCATCTGGCCGCCGCCGTGGGCACGCCCACGGTCGCTGTGTTCGGGCCCTCGGACCCGCGCCGCTACGGCCCCTACGGCGCCGGCCACCGGGCCGTCTGGAAGCCGCCAGAATGCGCTCCCTGCTTCGATCGGGGACGCTGGAACGAGACCTGCCAACGTTTTCGCTGTATCGAGGCTGTGAGCGTGGAGGATGTCTGGCAGGCCATCTCCCAAGTTTGGCCGGCCTGA
- a CDS encoding ATP-binding protein, which produces MGVDTSRANTGATSSTERRQDKEVCPICKGAGYVTFDVPVHHPDFGKLIPCQCKRKELEEKRRAELRRMSNLGELERMTFDTFLPEGLGLPEDKRRNLRSAYEAAREFARHPQGWLILMGGYGCGKTHLAAAIANEVIARGEPALFVIVPDLLDHLRATFAPNSPVTFDERFELVRSAPLLILDDLGTQATTPWAQEKLFQILNYRYNHRLPTVITSNCQLEDLEPRIRSRMTDADFARIVPILAGDFRQSGQTLSEALHTNLNSLAQVAEMTFENFSTRDHELTREERENLVNALALARSYAEHPDGWLVFFGDHGTGKTHLAAAIANEQVRRGRPAVFVTVPDLLDYLRAAFGPNSQASFDKRFEEVRRAPFLVLDDLGLESATPWAREKLYQLINFRFNMRLPTVFTMAQRLEDLEPRLRARILVQTRCTVFAMLVPMYTGGGAVQRTRRPRAASSR; this is translated from the coding sequence TCAAGCACTGAGCGCCGGCAGGACAAAGAGGTTTGCCCCATCTGCAAAGGCGCCGGCTACGTCACCTTCGACGTGCCCGTCCATCACCCCGATTTCGGCAAACTCATACCCTGCCAGTGCAAGCGCAAGGAGCTGGAGGAAAAGCGCCGCGCCGAGCTTCGCCGCATGAGCAACCTGGGCGAGCTGGAGCGCATGACCTTTGACACCTTCCTACCGGAGGGCCTGGGCCTGCCGGAGGATAAGCGCCGCAACCTGCGCTCCGCCTACGAGGCCGCCCGGGAGTTCGCCCGCCATCCGCAGGGCTGGCTGATCCTCATGGGCGGATATGGCTGTGGCAAGACCCATCTGGCCGCGGCCATCGCCAACGAGGTCATCGCCCGGGGAGAGCCGGCGCTCTTCGTCATCGTCCCAGACCTGCTGGATCACCTGCGCGCCACCTTCGCTCCCAACAGCCCGGTGACCTTTGACGAGCGCTTCGAGCTGGTGCGATCGGCCCCCCTGCTCATCCTGGATGACCTGGGTACCCAGGCCACCACTCCCTGGGCACAGGAAAAGCTCTTCCAGATTTTGAACTACCGCTATAACCACCGGCTTCCCACAGTCATCACCTCCAACTGTCAGCTCGAGGACCTGGAGCCGCGCATCCGCTCCCGCATGACGGATGCCGATTTCGCCCGCATCGTGCCGATTCTCGCCGGCGACTTCCGCCAGTCCGGCCAAACCCTCAGCGAGGCGCTCCACACCAACCTCAACAGCCTGGCGCAGGTGGCGGAGATGACCTTCGAGAATTTCAGCACCCGCGACCACGAGCTAACCCGCGAGGAGCGCGAGAATCTGGTCAATGCCCTGGCCCTGGCGCGCTCCTATGCCGAACATCCGGACGGCTGGCTGGTCTTTTTCGGCGACCACGGCACGGGCAAGACCCATCTGGCGGCCGCCATCGCCAACGAGCAGGTGCGGCGCGGCCGGCCAGCGGTCTTCGTCACCGTGCCGGATTTGCTGGACTATCTGCGCGCGGCCTTCGGCCCCAACAGCCAGGCTTCCTTTGACAAGCGCTTCGAGGAAGTGCGGCGCGCCCCCTTCCTGGTACTGGACGACCTGGGGCTGGAAAGCGCCACCCCCTGGGCGCGCGAGAAGCTCTATCAGCTCATCAACTTCCGCTTTAACATGCGCCTGCCGACGGTCTTCACCATGGCACAGCGCCTCGAAGACCTGGAACCCCGTCTGCGGGCGCGCATACTGGTGCAGACACGCTGTACCGTGTTTGCCATGCTGGTGCCCATGTACACCGGCGGCGGTGCGGTCCAGCGGACCCGCCGGCCGCGCGCCGCCAGCTCCCGCTGA